CATAAGTAGGTGTGTACTGAGCAGCTGAACACTTCTAGAAAGCAGCAGTGACTTggttgctgtcctggttttggctgggatagttaattttcttcctagtagctggcacagtgctgtgttttggatttaagatgagaataatgttgataacacaccgatgttttagttgttgctgagcagtgcttacactagtcaaggccttttcagcttctcatgccctgccagcgagaagctgggagggggcacagccaggacagctgacccaaactggccaaagggacattccataccatgggacgtcatgctcagtataggaactggggggagttggccggggggtggtgaccactgctcgggaactggctgggcattggtcagcaggtagtgagcagttgcatcacctcttgtggttttaggtggttttttttttttccttcctgggttttgttcctccccccttgttgttttacttttcttcacaacttgttgttgttgttattttattatttcaagtattaaactgttcttatctcaacccaccagttttctcacttttactcttctgattctcttcccccatcccactgggggggagtgagcgagcggctgtgtggggctcagttgctggctggggttaaaccacgacaattgcATGTGCTCTTTTCTGCTGCAGCACATGCAGAGCAAACCCTAAACTAAGTATGTTAGTTTACATGGATTTTCAAATTGTGTTCTGGAGTTCATTTGCACAAGTAGAATTTGGAGACTTCTTTCAGTGGTGAAAAAGGCCTTATTAGAATAAGGATGCCTCTTCAGAGAGAGAGGGATTTTCAGTTAGGAGGGAGGACATCATTAATTGTAAACTAAACCAGCTTTATCTTGAGGTAGAAGTTGAGGAATAAGAATCGGTGCACTCCAAAAGCTAATGATATCGGTGACCTTTAACACTGATGTTCTATTCCAGATGTATGCTGTAGTCAGATGTGATACGGTTACTGTCCAGATTGATCTAGACCACTCTTTGCACAGTTGCATTAGGTATTTTTTTTGCTCTATATAAAGCACTGTTGCTGCTCCTACTTGCCCTCAAGTTTGTAGAGGCAGCTGTCATGGGATTTTGATCAATAGCGTCAGAAACAAACTGAAGGGAAGCATTTAGGTAGTATTatgaaaacaagcattttctgCAAAGTAACCAAAAATGCAGCTGATACCTTTCAGTGACAGCCAGCGATGTCTAAGATAAGCTAACTTCTTGTACCTATGGATATTTAGAATGCAATTTTTCAAGCTCATGGTGTTCTCTTACtacatgttttttgttttaggTGGCTCTCGAAACACAtggaaaacaagaggaaaagcagaaagacttTATCTCCAGACCTGCAGCCGCAGTTAATGGTGATGCAACTCACCTGAAAAAAGGAATAGTCAGGAAATCTGAAGGCTGGTTACCTACATCTAGCATATCAAGAGAGAGTGAGATAGCAGACCCACTTCTTCAGCAGATTGACAATATCACATCCTTTATTAAGCAAGCAAAGGCAGCTAATAGGATAGACGAGGTCCATATGTTGCAAGAGAACCTGAGGCAGCTTCAGGATGAATATGATCAACAACAAACTCTGAAAGCTATTGAGCTTTCTAAAAAAcaggcagaagaggaagagatgCAGAGGGAGGAACTTCAGGTCCTTCGTGAAAAAGAGTGGGAAAGAGAACACCACAAATTCATGTCTCAGCATTCAAGGACATGCTCCTTAGACTTCAGAGAAGTCAAGCAGCATCAGCATGAAGTTGCAAAAGAGAATCGGAACTTGACAGCACATGCATTGGATTTAGATATTCCTCAGATCAAAGGGGACCCAGGTTTTGAAACTCCTACTGTTGAGCAGCTGCCAGCTAAAGAGCACTTGGTCTTCACACTCAAACCCCAGAACGTCCCAAAGTGTGACAAAGACCAAGATCAGACAGCCTGTCTAAACCCCTTTGAAGATGAAGCAGATACCCCGCAGTTAGAGGAAGATCCCACTAACCCATTTGCCAAAGACACTTCTCCAATGGTTTCATTCTCTAACACAGCTCTGCAAAGTgataaaaaagaatataatccatttgaaaatgaggaggaggatgaagaaactAATGGAGCACCTGGCAGTACTTCAAACCCTTTTGAAGAGGATGAAAATCCATTTCAAAAGCCTGGGGGCAGTTGGAATTCTGGGAATCCATTTGAAGAGGGATCCTCTGCCAATCCCTTTGAAGTGGAGGATGGCAATGAGATCTCTGGAGAGGAGGCTATAGAGGAAGAGCTGCTTCTCCAACAGATAGATAATATCAAAGCTTATATTTTTGATGCCAAACACAGTGGACGAATGGATGAGGTGGAGGTACTGACAGAGAACTTAAAGGAATTGAAGCGCACATTAGCAAAGCAGAAGGAGAAATCCAACTGCTGAAGCAGAAGGAGGGCTGTGTAATAATTATTGTAAGTCTGCTGTTACATATGAGAAGGTAGAGCAGATACTTACGAACAGGAGTACAGATCGCAAGAGGGAATTGGGAGAATCTTGACTTTTATGCACTTTCAGTTAAGCATTTCCACTACTACTCAGTCTTGAAGAAAGAATTATTGAGGTATGCTGCTGGTCTCAAATGCTTATactaagaaattttaaaataacttgttaCAACACTCTCTTAATGGTAACTGGTCTTATTGTGTGCTTATTTTGGTCAAAGTGGTTAAGTGCTAATAGGGAACTGTGATTTGGAAATGGTTGCAATGTTGGTTTGTCATCTTTACTCCTTTCTGCTGTAGTATTGTAGTATGGGCCTTTCAAGTGGGGCTTTGActaaagagagatgaaaaaactTTTCTCAGACTTCTGCATCTTCTGATAATGACACAGTGCTGTGTTACAGGCTAGCTCAATTGCCTAATGGTGTTATGAGAAAGTGCTGTTAAAAGGCTACTGTGATTCCTTGAGGTGCTGAATATACGGGCTTGCAGATCAATTTTGTGCAATGCTAATACATAAGAGATTTTAAGACTGAGAAGAACTTTATAACTGATCTTAATATGAGTAACTctttaatgtgtttataaaaattCCCAAGTAAAATTCAGATGCTGTCTTTTCATCACTTTCAGTTTCCCATTTGCTCTGAGCGCAAACTACAGTGTAATAGAGAACCATGCTGGCTTCAGAGACCTGCTTGTGAGGGAACAAGTATCTACTTGTTTCCAGGGAAAAGAGCATCAGGCTAGCACCATTTCAAACTATAATGTAAAGGGTGACCCTTCGATTCCTAATTATCTTATGGAATCTACACATTCCTTTAAATTCTCTGGGTGACAGAATGATCATGTTTGTCATATTTGTGAGACTGGAACCCTCTTTTTGTAGCATTCAAGGAACAAAAATCTTGTTTACAATGGAAAGCTGAAGTGCCACTGAACTGGAATTCTGTGAAAGCTGGGAGACAAAGTCCACGACTGTGATAGGGCCAAATAGCAATTCTCTTTCATATTTGATTCCCCTCAGAAGTTATGAGAATCAGGCATGTCTGTCTTAAATAAGAAGCTCCAAATTGGAGTCATCTTGTGATCCTGTGGTCTGGGGGATGACtaggtgatggccagcacctgtGATGCAGAAGGGCTTAGAACTGGGCTTCTGAAGATTGGCATCAGAAATGTAGGATCATTTCAGGGTTAGGTCAGCCTGTATCTTTGGGAAAGATGGAGCCtgagctgctttgatttttgtctttgaaaggcAGAGGTCCATCATCAGGCATTGGTGTTGGaaagggtggtggggaggagtTAGTCTAAAGGGTGTATTTATTTGAAGCTGAAATAGAGGAAAATCAGGCAGATCACACTGTGTAGCACTAATAATAGTGGGCTTACCCAGAAGTGTAAACTTTTATGGAATAGGACGTCTTTTAACTATGTCTCTGATAATATATGTTAGCATAGCTGCAACCCAAGCATTGCATAATATTTTAGAGACACAAATAATTATGCTACCTAAAGAGCAGGAAttctagttttattttgctgtaagtAAGTGGAGGTAGGGACTTGTGGAACTGTTGTTTAAATAAACCAAACCACCTCTATCCTCACTTAACAGCACTAGTAACTGATCAAAATAACTTAGAGCAGCCAGTTAAGGACAGCTGATGTTCTTCTTACTGTAGCCTAAGTCTGAAGTTGAAAGGTATGCAGAACAGGTTGTCTTAAGACCATGAAGTTTTTATACTGAGATGTTTTATTAGAGTTGATCGAGTCCCCGAGTGTTATTTTGCACCAAGTGAAAGGAAGAATGGAGGATTCTGAAAGGTCGTAAACTAACAAAACGCATGCACTGTGGCACCAGATTTACGAAGgcagcaaaaaataaatgttaagatAGCTAAACATAATCCCTGGAAttgtttgttttaacagaaatagTATAAGGTAGTTATTTAAGACAGACTTCTTTGCTAGTCAAGAGGATTGCTCCCTGCACTGTAACCTAAAGCTTTTTTTGGTATcgacatgaaaaaaatgtttcagtggcTTCAGCTTTcacatttaaaaagtgttttttccttgTTGCAACTATTCTGCCttgtttgtattttcagtctAATACACTAATAATGAAAGTATCCTTATTGTACATGTAGTAATGTATTTTTACAAGCAGATAACAGACTAGCATACCTCGTGATCTTTGTCAGTGTTAAATGTGATAGACTAGACATCTGATACTAAAGTCGTCTCCAAAGTGAAGACCTTATGCTGGTATTTGGACTGCTGTGAGGCTCACAAGGCACAATGGAATAAAGGCATCTTGACCCTAAAGCTCAATAAATAACTAGCGTTGACTTTTGTTAAAATTGCATGCATTCTCTGTATGGAAACTTTGTAAACAGAGATGAAATAAACCAACATGTTTATTTTGTGCTGTGTTCATCCTTGACAATTTTTACAGGACGCTTGAATTGGTGTGAAATTTTGTACTGGACCATTAgctcagaaatgctgaaatacagttcTACATTAATTTGCATATATAAGCCTGACTTAAAGGTATGTACAGTTATCAAATTCCAAGCAATATAGTACAATCTATCATATGTTTATATACTATTATAGGTATAGTGTAATTGTTTGGTGAGGCAGAAGCTATGACGATTTAGAAGGGGGTTTTGACCATGTGCAGGGAGTAGGAGCATTTGAGGTAGAAGTTACATAGCAGCACTGGACTTTGAAGCATAATGGACTTGCTGGCTAGGATTTGCTGGAAGTTGATAAATCTAGACACAGTTCTCCTCTGtatgtggttttttggtttttttttttttttttttagaggaagaCTGTTTAGGAAATTGTCTTAATTTAAGAGtagctttaaattttttttgaaggACAATAAAGGTAATTGTAAAGCATTATCTTTCAAATACCAGCTTACATGTTCTCCTTTACTGCTGATATTCTTGATCAGTGCTTCTCAGAGCTGCAGTATCAACTGCGAAAGTTGTATCTTGTTGTAAATGAGACTTCTAACTGAGTGGCAActaaataaattaagaaaattcaGCATGTAGTTTGAGCCTGGAGTTACATTATCATTTGGCTGTCTTCAGTTAGTACAAGATGGAAATCAGCAGGAACACTTCTATACCACTTTCTATAAATTGTGGAATTCTGTGCTGCTTCTAAGATAAATTAACTTTTCAGTCTAGTGTCTCTATCCCAAAGCAAACATGATCTTGTTTTTGTCGTAACCTTACACATGCACACGAGTAGGAAATAGGGCTCTAGTCATTCTGTTTTCCttattgttctgttttccttttatgcAGTGTTGACTGGAATGCTTTGTAAAACTGGCACCAAAAAAGCTGGGTtttcaacttttatttatttttcactttaattgTAGTAGTTGTAGCTGTAAGAAGACTTATGAGACAAGGTTGTCTGTATTATATGAACTTGCTTGTTCCTGTTTCCAGGACCTTGTTAGCTCTTGTCTCTCACTGAAGTACCCTGATCGTCCAGCCCTGAGGAAAAACAGCTGCATGAGTCAAGATGTCAGGCTGATGCTTCATTCTTCATAGCAGCTTTGTATTTTCCCCTCATCTCTTTGGGCAGTGGCACAAAAGCAGGGCAGGGAACTTGGCCTTCAATTTCACACATGCATTCTCGCAGATGATACTTCTTGGGCCCAAAAGTTGCTGGATGTGAtagttttttcctttctctttcctctttttcaagcGTTTCTCTAGAAAAAAGATCTGTTTGTTACTATCAGAAGCCTGAATGGCAacatttcctctcccttccctggaCCCAATTTGGATGGATTTACAGTTCCTAGCTTCTGAACTTTACCTAGCTCATGTCAATTTTGTCTGGGAAAAGTGGTATTTCCTTCTGTATACCTGACAAAAGTTTGCAGGGATCGTATTATGAGGTATGCTAGACTGTATGTTAGCTTATTAAGTGTTACTTACTTGCTTTTCCCCAAGATTTTTCTAATGTGCTCAGTTATCTCCTTGTTGGTTTTATCTTCTACGTCAACCAAAACTTGTTCTCCGTTGTCTGTCAAGAAAGATTTGTAATAGTATATATCAAACGGTACCCCTTCCCTACCCCATGCTGTTTCACTGTAGCTGCAAAAAgtgttttaaacacaaaactaAGCCATCTGCTTCTCTACTACAGTTAATGTACACTGTAACGTTTCAATAGGCAAAGCAAAGCCTGCATCTAGGAGGACTCTAGGACAGCTGGCAGACGTGTGAGGCAGTGGAGGTGAGCACAGGGTCTTTGCTAACACATAAAGCTGCTTTTCTAAACAAGCACCCTTCTTCCTGCTTTGCAGGCCGAGACGTGGGGGCCAAGTTAGAATCACAGAAACGTGGATCAAACCGCGCTTCTGGCGTGAAAACCGTCGCTGCCCTGACGCCTCCTGCAGACGACTCTGCTCGGGGGAAGCCCTGCTCGGGGCTCACGACGGGGCCCGGGGCCGGAGCGCTCTCAAGGCAGGCCTGGCTGTCTGGTCCCGGCGGCACCTACCCAGGTAGAACCGGACGAAGGGCGAGGGCGTCATGTTCCTGAACAGCATGATCTGCACCCAGGGGTTCTTGTACTGGATCTGGGGGATGTTGAAAAACACAAACTTTCtggaaagaaggagaagaaaaacacacaaacGCAAGTCGAGATATCTCTGAGGAAGGCGCAGAccgccccgcgctcccgccgcgcccccgcgctcACCTCGCCCCCTCGCTCAGCTCTCCCGCCGTGTTGTAGTTCACGGTCATCACCTTCACCGAGCTCTTGAAGATGACGTCGCCCTGGCTGAGATACTGCAGCGTCCGCCTGATGGGGAACCGGCCTTTCATCGGCATGGCGGCGGCCTGGGCCCGGCTCGGCTCCGCCGCCGGGCGGAAATAGCGGGAAGCGCCGCCCCGCGCCGACAGCGGCGGGAGCCGTAGTTTCCTCAGCAGCCTCCCCAGGCGGCGCAGGGCTCCGTGCGGCAGCGTCGCCCTCCGCCGGCCGCGCCGGGTTCTTCAGCGCAGCTCAGCGGCCGCGGCCGCGCTccgtgcccggggctgggggttCCGCTCTGCCGGGGCTAGCGGCAAGGGCAGCAGCTTGCGGAGACGAAGGTGCGGCTGAACCTGCCGGCGATGATGCCTGCACGGGTCTCCCAGCTGTTTCTCCCGCTCTCTCAAAGAGATTTGTAAGGTTCAATGAAGTCGTACAAAGCCAGATGTCTTTTTCACCAGTACTTTGCAGTTTATCTGCGAACCTGCCATTGCGAGTTGCCATTTTGCAGATTAGCAACAGTTTTGTGGCTACTAAAAGCTTGCGTGTTCAAGAGAAGGCTGCCTGGGTTTGAGGCAGCGAACCTACGCTACGCAGCGAAGTCATGTCTGGTTCAGGACATCCCTGAGCTGTGAGCTGCTGGAGACTGCGAGGGCCTTGGAGCTCGTTTGCTCTCTCATGGGCTCGTGCCCCAGCCAGCCACTCTTAGCTGGTGTCTCAAAAAGTAAATTGGGCTGATGCTCTTTTAATAAAAGGAAgtcaaaaccaccccaaaccaaaTATTTTGGAGGCAAAGATAATAAGAAAGGGTGAAACTAAAAGTAAGGTACACACAGGTACCATGTTGGGACAactaaagcagaagaaataattatttagtaACAATTTAAGGGAAGTAGAAGAGTTGGAAGATGAACTAAAACGTAACAAAAGGGCTGCAACTCCtctccctggggaaaaaaaaaagatgatcacatgcatttttttttttacttcatttttgttgtttcccTTTGTAGTAACATATCTTGATGCAAATTAAATTTCTGAAACATGCTGCTGGCCAagggggttttggtggtttgtttttttttttttttaaactttttcactATTACTTTCATTGAAGCGgctaaagaaatataaaaagcaaCTCAATTTAATACATTATTTGGCATGGCATGAATGAATGTACGTTTTTGTCTGCAACAATTCAGACAGCTCTGTCAAATGCAAAGAATGCATTTTGTGCTCAAGAAAAATTTGCCTGACTTGATGCGTGAGTTCATGCCACAGGATACACACACTCTGAAACAATTCTGTCAATGCACACTGATCTTGACCAGTAACACCCTTCTGAGCTCCTGTCGTTTCTTTTCTAGATGCTCTACAGAGAGAGTAACAAATTGAATACTCTGTTGTGTGGACACAATTCCAATTGGCAGAGGATCAACCTTTTCAAACTTAGGCAACAAAAACTCCTGCTTCACAGTAGGCCTCTAAACGAATAggacattttttctttccccatgcaTGTTTTTCTTGTAGACACCTGGATTTGACAACTGAAACCTGAAGTCCGATTACCCTCATTTCTGCTAAGTGCAACTTCTCCAAGTTGTACAGTTTCTAATAGCAGCAACAAGAAATGAAGTTAACTACCTCTCATCTTCTCTATATAAATACGTGTGGTGCATCTCAACCATGTTATATATAAAATGGAAGATGCATTTACTGTTTGGAAGAGTCCAAGTTCATTACCTCGGTTATAAAGTGTGTGTGAAGGGAACTAAAACAAGACCCAATGCATCACCTTAATTTAAAAACTGGGGAACAGGAAGGAGCTACCAGATAAAAGCAAACATAAAGCATTGTCTATTAATAGCTAACTATCTCCtcaaaaaaactgagaaaaacagaaggctAAAGAAGATTAATTAAAACCTTTAGGAAAAGGTCCTTCTTCTCCTAGAAGTAGCTCCCTGGTGTCAGTAAGGTTCACGGGATTTATCTTCTGTCTTAGACCCGGTTAAATCACTCATAACATAATCACTGTAGTGAAGGGAAAATACGTTTCTCTCTAAAAGATAGTAAATTATGTATTTGGCTTAGACACCTAATGTTTAAGAAGAAATTAAGTGAACtcaaaaataaaactcaagaatgcatttaatatttgtaattcACTTTAATGGTATAAACCTCATTTAGGTAGTAGTATTAAGCCACAACAATATAATGCCACATTTAAACAGCATTTAATAAAATGCATAAGCTAAATCATGCACTGCAATACTCTATATACAAACACAACAATGCAAATTCCTCTTCATAACTGAAGACATTGATTAGAtataaaattcagattaaaaaaagaacatgctattatttttaaatgctatcaCACATAACAATGCTGATTTCACAAAAACAGCTGTGGGAAATTAACAACTTTTGCAAGGTTTTtaacttgaaattaaaatataataacatAAATGATAGTTTTCTAAATTATAATGAACAGAAACTTCCAGAAAATGTCCCAAGGAATTAAAAGTAGAttattctttttataaaaatttgCTCTTTTTGTAGAGCTCAGAACTCCCTGGTATGCCAAACAGATACAACACTTACACAATGTGCAGTTTTTCAGTTATGAAACTGTTTGAACACTGGCTTGCAATGTATTTTGGAGTACAGATTAATCATTAAAAATAGTCCCACATTTAACGTTGATTCCATGTGTGAGAAATTTAACATACATGCTCTGTAAGTaacatgttttcttcttaaagaatatcctttttatttgaaatttattcAGTCCTACTTTTAACCCGCaatcattgaaaatatttttaaatggaccTGTGCCTTATTATCATTTATCtaagataattaaaaaatgtatgaGAAGCCAGTTATTCAGGGGTGTTAGATACCTGGCAATAGGTGTGCTTCTCAgacttttgctttctgtgatcAAATACAGAAAGCTGATTTCACCTGCCACAGTTTCCACAGAATATTACAACAGAGCCTCTATTGCGACTTAAATTTGAGTGCATTTTGTCCTTCAGAATACAAACAATTCAAATGTGTATATAAAACAAGTtcacaattttaaaatatgcttttttctaAATTCACAATTGAAATTTTAAGCAGATTCAGTCCTGATCAATACCCTAGCTGGCTTCctaatctttaaaaatgttaccACAGTACAATGATGTTAATAGACACAGGTTTCCATTCAGCCtttaaagaggaaagcaaacattATTCAAACAGCACTGATTGTCAAGACACCAATGAAGGACCATCTGTCACAGGAATTCCTgccattaatttaaataattttcttgcgGAAAATCTCAAAAATAAGGTTTGAAATGTTAAAATGgatgttttacctttttttc
The genomic region above belongs to Aptenodytes patagonicus chromosome 8, bAptPat1.pri.cur, whole genome shotgun sequence and contains:
- the MRPS25 gene encoding small ribosomal subunit protein mS25 — translated: MPMKGRFPIRRTLQYLSQGDVIFKSSVKVMTVNYNTAGELSEGARKFVFFNIPQIQYKNPWVQIMLFRNMTPSPFVRFYLDNGEQVLVDVEDKTNKEITEHIRKILGKSKETLEKEERERKKLSHPATFGPKKYHLRECMCEIEGQVPCPAFVPLPKEMRGKYKAAMKNEASA